From Pseudomonadota bacterium, a single genomic window includes:
- a CDS encoding transglycosylase SLT domain-containing protein gives MRTERAPRSGARSGPEPLPSALRARTLQLVATLLGAWATTVLPLSSLRAEAPPSPVGAGIAPLPAAGAPSAVAAAAAITLADPQAALRAFELETFPPPRQPAAGVVVAPPEGAAAARSPSPQGTAHLSSWNPGAGLKTHAAAALDADEALPGTRPPSRALAPLHLPDLPIRWDAKLVRYLEFYRRDPRGRAILGAWLARLGRYAPLIEARLKAHGLPRALIYVAMIESAFDPLRTSPAGAAGLWQFMLSTGRGYGLRRDAWIDERRNPERATDAALRYLKNLHRRLGSWELALAAYNAGFGAVVEAMQKYNTNDYWRLCRYEAGLPWDTTLYVPKILAAAIVDANRAAFGYESIATESALTHELVSVGRSMTLSELARASGGSIEQLRLLNPELRRGRTPPRAGVWVRVPAGTSTRFYAALKRRRPGTPQQVWYEVRLGETLEEIALRHGTTTRALRRLNDLRADAPLRAGLALLVPRAEPAPLTAAPAPGKGAAEAASPAASAAATTPEQAPVVVALPQDVPAALPGRRRVFYRTVLGDGLERVARHLGVTTNELARWNGLDPQARLVSKMILQAFVAPDFSAARVQLLPADRVEVAVAGSEAFLDAHEQRKGRRRQSYTARPGDTLLRVARRFGISVGDLMRINNLGPTAPLLVGQRILVYLSAAQTERRSGSSKPAAAAPVASNARP, from the coding sequence ATGCGGACTGAGCGTGCGCCGCGGTCCGGAGCCCGCTCGGGGCCCGAGCCCCTTCCGAGCGCCTTGCGCGCGCGCACGCTGCAGCTCGTCGCCACGCTCCTCGGCGCCTGGGCCACCACCGTACTTCCCCTCTCGTCGCTGCGCGCTGAAGCGCCACCCAGCCCCGTCGGCGCGGGGATCGCCCCGCTCCCCGCTGCAGGCGCGCCGAGCGCTGTGGCTGCGGCCGCGGCGATCACGCTCGCCGACCCCCAGGCCGCGCTGCGCGCCTTCGAGCTCGAGACCTTTCCCCCACCACGCCAGCCCGCCGCAGGCGTGGTCGTGGCCCCGCCCGAGGGCGCTGCCGCTGCGCGTTCGCCAAGCCCACAGGGGACGGCGCACCTCAGCAGCTGGAATCCCGGCGCCGGCCTGAAGACCCACGCTGCAGCTGCGCTCGACGCCGACGAGGCCCTGCCCGGTACGCGCCCACCTTCACGCGCGCTGGCCCCACTTCACCTGCCCGACCTGCCGATCCGTTGGGACGCGAAGCTGGTCCGTTACCTCGAGTTCTACCGCCGCGATCCCCGTGGTCGCGCGATCCTCGGCGCCTGGCTGGCCCGCCTTGGCCGCTACGCGCCGCTGATCGAGGCGCGCCTGAAGGCCCATGGCCTCCCGCGTGCGCTGATCTACGTGGCCATGATCGAAAGCGCCTTCGACCCGCTGCGGACCTCGCCCGCGGGTGCTGCCGGCCTTTGGCAGTTCATGCTCAGCACCGGCCGAGGCTATGGGCTGCGGCGCGACGCCTGGATCGACGAACGCCGCAATCCAGAGCGCGCGACGGACGCCGCCCTGCGCTACCTCAAGAACCTCCATCGCCGGCTGGGCAGTTGGGAGCTGGCGCTCGCCGCCTATAACGCGGGCTTCGGCGCGGTCGTCGAGGCGATGCAGAAATACAACACGAACGACTATTGGCGGCTGTGCCGCTACGAGGCGGGGCTGCCCTGGGACACGACGCTCTACGTGCCAAAGATCCTCGCTGCAGCGATCGTCGACGCCAACCGCGCGGCCTTCGGCTACGAGAGCATCGCCACCGAGTCGGCCCTGACGCACGAGCTGGTCAGCGTCGGGCGTTCGATGACCCTCAGCGAGCTTGCCCGGGCCAGCGGCGGCTCAATCGAGCAGCTGCGCCTGCTCAATCCGGAGCTGCGCCGCGGTCGCACGCCCCCGCGCGCCGGCGTCTGGGTACGGGTGCCAGCGGGGACCAGCACGCGCTTCTACGCCGCGCTGAAGCGCAGACGCCCGGGCACGCCACAGCAGGTCTGGTACGAGGTGCGGCTCGGCGAAACGCTCGAGGAGATCGCCCTTCGTCACGGCACCACGACCCGCGCCCTGCGGCGGCTCAACGACCTGCGGGCCGATGCGCCGCTGCGCGCCGGCCTGGCGCTGCTGGTGCCGCGCGCAGAGCCCGCGCCGCTCACAGCCGCCCCTGCTCCCGGGAAAGGCGCTGCAGAAGCCGCCAGCCCAGCGGCCTCTGCAGCGGCGACCACCCCCGAGCAAGCGCCGGTGGTCGTCGCGCTGCCGCAGGACGTACCAGCGGCGTTGCCCGGTCGGCGGCGCGTCTTCTACCGCACCGTGCTCGGTGATGGTCTCGAGCGGGTGGCGCGCCACCTCGGGGTGACGACCAACGAGCTCGCGCGCTGGAATGGGCTCGACCCGCAGGCTCGCCTGGTCTCGAAGATGATCCTGCAGGCCTTCGTGGCACCGGACTTCTCCGCAGCGCGCGTGCAGCTGCTGCCGGCCGATCGCGTCGAGGTCGCGGTCGCCGGAAGCGAAGCATTCCTTGATGCGCACGAGCAACGCAAGGGGCGCCGACGCCAAAGCTACACGGCCCGCCCGGGCGACACGCTGCTGCGCGTGGCACGACGTTTCGGCATCAGCGTGGGTGACCTGATGCGGATCAACAACCTCGGCCCCACGGCCCCGCTGCTCGTCGGCCAGCGCATTCTGGTCTACCTGTCGGCCGCACAGACCGAGCGGCGGAGCGGCTCCTCGAAGCCAGCCGCGGCAGCCCCCGTGGCCAGCAACGCGCGCCCCTGA
- a CDS encoding ABC transporter permease has translation MIYEFFVGWRYLYTPRPTRPLVALAVAFALLVAAGALLFFATPWQAAGAILLLCGVIGTAFAVMSMFFSAFTAISALGVALGVAILIWVLSVTSGFQQEFRRKVLGVNAHVLVLKYGTDFAEYRQVMQKAAAVPGVVAAAPFVFNEMMLARGNGLSGVLVKGIDPARAAGVLDLPQYLVQPAGVARDPHALQTLLTGRGIVIGRELARKLDASVGDRVRLVSPLTGSDGGNLSPGHELPRARDFRVAGIFYSGFDEYDRRLVYVHLAQAQAFFDQGDVVTGVELKVEDVFAAAGVARRIGRALGPDGPYRTVPWSELNSTLFTALQNQKLMLEIVIGFIVIVAAFNMLAALAVLVIRKTREIAILKSLGMTSTGVARVFQGAGLIVWAAGTTLGLSWGYLGGLLLRRYGFQLDPRVYLLSELPVRMVPLEFALTAVFALLVCLLATVYPAVRAARLDPVQGLRL, from the coding sequence ATGATCTACGAGTTCTTTGTCGGCTGGCGTTATCTCTACACGCCCCGCCCCACGCGGCCGCTGGTCGCGCTGGCGGTAGCCTTCGCCCTCTTGGTGGCTGCGGGGGCCTTGCTCTTCTTCGCCACGCCCTGGCAGGCTGCCGGGGCGATTCTGCTGCTCTGCGGCGTGATCGGCACGGCCTTCGCCGTGATGTCGATGTTCTTCAGCGCGTTCACCGCGATATCGGCGCTCGGTGTGGCGCTTGGCGTGGCGATTCTGATCTGGGTGCTCTCGGTCACCAGCGGGTTTCAGCAGGAGTTCCGTCGCAAGGTGCTGGGCGTCAATGCTCATGTGCTCGTGCTCAAGTACGGCACCGACTTCGCCGAATACCGCCAGGTGATGCAGAAGGCCGCTGCCGTTCCCGGCGTCGTGGCCGCCGCGCCCTTCGTCTTCAATGAGATGATGCTCGCCCGCGGGAACGGCCTCTCCGGCGTCCTGGTCAAGGGCATCGATCCTGCGCGCGCCGCTGGCGTCCTGGACCTGCCACAATACCTCGTGCAGCCCGCCGGTGTCGCGCGCGACCCGCACGCGCTGCAGACGCTACTGACCGGGCGCGGCATCGTGATCGGCCGCGAGTTGGCGCGCAAGCTCGACGCCAGCGTCGGTGACCGCGTGCGCCTCGTGTCGCCGCTCACCGGCAGCGATGGTGGCAACTTGTCGCCAGGTCACGAGCTCCCGCGCGCGCGCGACTTCCGCGTCGCGGGGATCTTCTACTCCGGCTTCGACGAATACGATCGCCGCCTGGTCTACGTCCACTTGGCTCAGGCGCAGGCCTTCTTCGACCAGGGCGATGTCGTGACCGGCGTCGAGCTCAAGGTCGAGGATGTCTTCGCGGCCGCTGGCGTGGCTCGCCGCATCGGTCGCGCCCTGGGACCGGACGGACCCTACCGCACCGTGCCCTGGAGCGAGCTCAACAGCACGCTCTTCACGGCGCTGCAGAACCAGAAGCTGATGCTCGAGATCGTGATCGGCTTCATCGTCATTGTCGCTGCCTTCAACATGCTGGCCGCGCTCGCAGTGCTCGTGATTCGGAAGACGCGCGAGATCGCGATCCTCAAGTCGCTGGGCATGACCTCGACCGGGGTGGCGAGGGTCTTTCAGGGTGCGGGGCTGATCGTCTGGGCGGCGGGCACGACGCTCGGCCTGAGCTGGGGTTATCTCGGCGGATTGTTGCTCCGGCGCTACGGCTTCCAGCTCGACCCGCGCGTCTACCTCCTGAGCGAGCTGCCGGTGCGGATGGTGCCCCTGGAGTTCGCGCTGACGGCGGTCTTCGCGCTCTTGGTCTGTTTGCTGGCTACGGTCTATCCGGCCGTGCGCGCGGCGCGCCTCGATCCGGTGCAAGGGCTGCGCCTGTAG
- a CDS encoding FHA domain-containing protein translates to MTSITTPVTLTHFTLTQVVGEDVSTLEQPPTISFGPDRLVLGRSDRSDFQVTVPSVSRQHAAIWIADGVPMVEDLGSAHGTLVNSARLAAPAALRSGDLVALGPDVVLLVTASEHPAQRHPRARPLDENTGGSQLVELALQEGTSLARLNAQMEALASTITFAQQTESAELLLEHAVAAIRTALEAECLLALRGDTAEGLVVVARSPSLRDDEEPWQPPSQGILRRALLADHAVVSFDAQLDQRFRHRASVALRNVRSAVCAALRSRERVHGLLYADTAAMAGLFSPADGRFLELIGRCLGARLRQLELEQELLLLQHRRHDTAFRSEELLSNLDVTLKSHLNRLELIADEAAVEEQRPELARLLRAEAERLRADVDGVVCWSDAAVTRQTEAAPSRPQSPHGSDALDAGATRVDLPGSGGWRVSEKPTGELGPPAAAAAARALRAKQAGEDEA, encoded by the coding sequence ATGACCTCGATTACCACCCCCGTGACTCTGACGCACTTCACCCTGACTCAGGTCGTTGGCGAGGACGTCAGCACCCTCGAGCAGCCTCCGACCATCAGCTTCGGGCCCGACCGGCTCGTGCTTGGCCGCTCCGATCGCAGTGATTTCCAGGTCACCGTGCCCTCGGTCTCGCGCCAGCACGCGGCGATCTGGATCGCGGACGGCGTGCCGATGGTCGAGGACTTGGGCTCGGCTCACGGCACCCTCGTCAACTCGGCGCGCCTCGCCGCCCCTGCCGCGCTGCGCTCAGGCGATTTGGTGGCGCTCGGCCCCGACGTCGTGCTGCTGGTTACGGCGAGCGAGCATCCGGCGCAGCGCCACCCGCGCGCGCGCCCGCTGGACGAGAACACCGGCGGTTCACAGCTCGTCGAGCTGGCGTTGCAAGAGGGCACCTCGCTGGCACGCCTCAACGCCCAGATGGAAGCACTCGCGAGCACAATCACCTTCGCGCAGCAGACCGAGAGCGCCGAGCTCCTGCTCGAGCACGCCGTCGCCGCGATCCGCACGGCGCTCGAGGCCGAGTGCCTGCTGGCCCTGCGTGGCGACACGGCCGAGGGGCTCGTCGTGGTCGCGCGCAGCCCGTCGCTGCGCGACGACGAGGAACCCTGGCAGCCACCGAGCCAGGGCATCCTGCGCCGCGCGCTGCTCGCGGACCACGCCGTCGTCTCCTTCGATGCGCAGCTCGATCAGCGTTTTCGCCATCGTGCGAGCGTGGCGCTACGCAATGTCCGCTCCGCGGTCTGCGCCGCGCTGCGCAGCAGGGAACGCGTCCACGGCCTGCTCTATGCCGACACCGCAGCGATGGCCGGCCTCTTCAGCCCGGCCGATGGTCGCTTCCTCGAGCTGATCGGCCGCTGCCTCGGCGCGCGGCTGAGGCAGCTCGAGCTCGAACAGGAGCTGCTCCTGCTCCAGCACCGGCGCCACGACACCGCGTTTCGCAGCGAGGAGTTACTCAGCAACCTCGACGTGACGCTGAAGAGCCACCTCAACCGACTCGAGCTGATCGCGGACGAGGCCGCGGTGGAAGAGCAGCGCCCGGAGCTGGCGCGCTTGCTCCGCGCCGAGGCCGAGCGCTTGCGCGCCGACGTCGACGGCGTCGTGTGCTGGAGCGACGCCGCCGTGACGCGCCAGACCGAGGCGGCGCCGAGCCGACCGCAGTCGCCCCACGGCAGCGACGCGCTGGACGCGGGCGCGACCCGGGTCGACTTGCCCGGCAGCGGTGGCTGGCGGGTCAGCGAGAAACCGACGGGCGAGCTCGGGCCCCCGGCCGCCGCGGCTGCGGCGCGCGCGCTGCGCGCCAAGCAGGCGGGCGAGGATGAGGCGTAG
- a CDS encoding winged helix DNA-binding protein has protein sequence MPSVDPSPGAEPAADAELVPRLLTGLMRVGMLLRSDGLRRGRAVGLTPTQRQILLLLRTRRRPLRLAEVAGSLDLGSPTISAAVGALVRKGAVVREREPGDRRALALRLTSSGRALAAAPAWPPELRRAVAALPEAEQGALFRALVAVVRALEARGQYRTGAACLACQQFRAVVGCEREASGVCAWMGGVGTPALRRPQKLRR, from the coding sequence ATGCCGAGCGTTGATCCCAGCCCAGGCGCGGAGCCCGCCGCTGACGCTGAGCTCGTACCCCGACTGCTGACCGGCCTGATGCGGGTTGGGATGCTGCTCCGCAGCGACGGGCTGCGCCGTGGGCGCGCCGTGGGCCTAACGCCGACGCAACGACAGATCCTGTTACTGCTGCGCACACGACGACGGCCGCTGCGGCTGGCCGAGGTGGCTGGCTCGCTCGACCTCGGTTCGCCGACCATCAGCGCAGCGGTCGGCGCCCTCGTGCGCAAGGGCGCGGTGGTCCGTGAGCGCGAGCCGGGCGACCGGCGGGCGCTGGCGCTGCGCCTGACGTCGTCGGGGCGGGCCCTCGCTGCGGCGCCGGCCTGGCCGCCCGAATTGCGTCGGGCGGTGGCGGCGCTGCCGGAGGCGGAGCAGGGGGCCCTCTTCAGGGCGCTGGTCGCCGTGGTGCGAGCGCTCGAGGCGCGCGGCCAGTACCGCACCGGCGCGGCCTGCCTCGCCTGCCAGCAGTTTCGTGCCGTCGTCGGCTGCGAGCGCGAGGCGAGCGGCGTCTGCGCCTGGATGGGTGGGGTCGGTACTCCAGCCCTTCGTCGCCCGCAGAAGCTGCGGCGCTGA
- a CDS encoding cupin domain-containing protein, whose product MASSVTQPLRAPGGLLPAQPTALAAVVEYGTGAVVSRTLAKGRAGTLTVFAFDRGQELSEHSAPFDAYVLVLEGSMELKIGGTPLTARMGEAVLMPANVPHALQARERCKMLLTMLRDPPAA is encoded by the coding sequence ATGGCCTCGAGTGTAACGCAGCCGCTGAGGGCCCCCGGTGGGCTGCTTCCGGCCCAGCCGACGGCGCTTGCCGCTGTCGTCGAGTATGGCACCGGCGCGGTGGTTAGCCGCACGCTGGCGAAGGGCCGAGCCGGTACGCTGACGGTCTTCGCCTTCGACCGCGGCCAGGAGCTGTCGGAGCATTCGGCGCCCTTCGACGCCTATGTTCTGGTGCTCGAAGGCAGCATGGAGCTGAAGATCGGCGGGACGCCGCTGACCGCGCGCATGGGTGAGGCCGTGCTGATGCCGGCCAACGTGCCGCACGCCTTGCAGGCGCGCGAGCGCTGCAAGATGCTGCTGACGATGCTGCGCGACCCGCCGGCCGCGTAG
- a CDS encoding MFS transporter, translating to MPRLLEPYRSWRVAAMLPLGFASGLPNPLTGATLTAWLRSAGVDLTTIGALALVSLPYNLKFLWAPLLDRFDLPWLGRRRGWMAALQLGLLLAIAALGMGDPRRAPLALALLALLTASLSASFDVVVDAYRTDALVAAEHAAGTALFVTGYRLALIVAGAGALILSDHLSWSVVYAALAALTAVGMLCAVLAPPTLAETRRPASLREAIVGPLLELLGRPHAGATLAVVLLYKVGDVIAGYLLTPFLLDVGLSRSEIGAIQKGLGLFASIGGALLAGDLVPRLGLRLALLAFGLLQAGANVLYIAVAALSGSRLLVGAAVGIDSLCGGLGTAAFIAFMMSLCDRRFTAFQYALLSSLSTVVGRLLGAGGGWLAERWGWSLFFAITIAAALPALAVLWRLPVVVERREDPARRPG from the coding sequence ATGCCGCGCCTCCTCGAGCCCTACCGCAGCTGGCGTGTCGCTGCGATGCTGCCGCTGGGCTTCGCCTCCGGGCTCCCCAATCCGCTGACTGGCGCCACCCTGACGGCCTGGCTGCGTAGCGCGGGCGTCGACCTGACGACGATCGGCGCGCTCGCGCTGGTCAGCCTGCCCTACAACCTGAAGTTCCTCTGGGCGCCGCTGCTCGACCGCTTTGACCTGCCCTGGCTCGGTCGGCGCCGCGGTTGGATGGCGGCGCTGCAGTTGGGGTTGCTCTTGGCGATCGCCGCGCTCGGCATGGGCGATCCTCGGCGCGCGCCCCTGGCCCTCGCGCTCTTGGCCCTGCTGACCGCGTCGCTCTCGGCCAGCTTCGACGTGGTCGTCGACGCCTACCGCACCGACGCGCTCGTCGCCGCTGAACACGCGGCAGGCACGGCTCTCTTCGTCACCGGGTACCGCCTGGCGCTGATCGTGGCGGGCGCCGGCGCGTTGATTCTTTCCGACCATCTGAGCTGGTCAGTCGTCTACGCGGCCCTTGCCGCGCTGACGGCTGTCGGCATGCTCTGCGCTGTGCTGGCGCCGCCAACGCTGGCCGAGACGCGGCGCCCCGCCAGTCTGCGCGAGGCGATCGTGGGACCCCTGCTGGAGCTGCTTGGTCGCCCCCACGCCGGCGCCACACTGGCGGTCGTGCTGCTCTACAAGGTCGGCGACGTAATCGCCGGCTACCTCCTGACCCCCTTTCTGCTGGACGTCGGCCTGAGCCGAAGCGAAATCGGTGCGATCCAGAAGGGGCTTGGCTTGTTCGCGAGCATCGGCGGTGCGCTGCTCGCGGGCGACCTCGTGCCGCGGCTCGGCCTGCGGCTCGCGCTGCTGGCGTTCGGTTTGCTCCAGGCGGGCGCCAACGTGCTCTACATCGCCGTCGCCGCGCTCAGCGGCAGCAGGTTGCTGGTCGGCGCGGCGGTCGGCATCGACAGCCTCTGCGGCGGCCTCGGTACGGCAGCCTTCATCGCCTTCATGATGTCGCTCTGCGACCGTCGCTTCACCGCTTTCCAGTATGCGCTGCTCTCGAGCCTCTCGACGGTCGTGGGGCGGCTGCTGGGCGCGGGGGGCGGCTGGTTGGCCGAGCGCTGGGGTTGGTCGCTCTTCTTCGCGATCACGATCGCTGCGGCACTGCCGGCGCTGGCCGTGCTCTGGCGCCTACCCGTCGTCGTCGAGCGGCGCGAGGATCCAGCGCGGCGACCCGGCTAG
- a CDS encoding inositol phosphorylceramide synthase: MTAETTPRDRANQADAPPYPATAAPPDGEGAPGLPAELRRWRWICLVAFPLQLLLTALTMGLRSEHLLMAGIFIGLAWMPPRVGILSWRALPLGLTALAYDNSRFLSALRGRIHVADLYHAELRWFGIETLGGRLTLPEYFARHTVVLLDLLCGLAYMVYIFELVLMALYFGVKEPKRMARLGWGFFVISVLGIATYLLYPAAPPWYVMRYGLGPARLNAAPSAAGTARFDALLGISYFRSFYARNPNVFGAMPSLHVGYPMLCFFAAREKGRAWAISTLGFALLVAFSAIYLQHHYVFDAIVGAAYAWLADTLVAALLRRREQRATGR, encoded by the coding sequence ATGACCGCCGAGACCACACCACGCGACCGCGCCAACCAAGCGGACGCGCCGCCCTACCCGGCGACAGCGGCTCCCCCGGACGGCGAGGGTGCGCCAGGGCTTCCCGCCGAGCTCAGGCGCTGGCGCTGGATCTGTCTGGTCGCCTTCCCGCTGCAGCTGCTGCTGACCGCGCTGACGATGGGTCTTCGCAGCGAGCACCTGTTGATGGCGGGGATCTTCATCGGCCTGGCCTGGATGCCGCCGCGTGTCGGCATCCTCTCGTGGCGGGCGCTGCCGCTCGGCCTGACTGCGCTGGCCTACGACAACAGCCGCTTCCTCAGCGCGCTGCGCGGGCGGATCCATGTCGCTGACCTGTACCATGCAGAGCTGCGTTGGTTCGGCATCGAGACCCTGGGCGGCCGTCTGACCCTGCCCGAGTACTTCGCGCGCCACACTGTAGTGCTCCTCGACCTGCTCTGCGGCCTGGCCTACATGGTCTATATCTTCGAGCTCGTGCTGATGGCGCTCTACTTCGGCGTCAAGGAGCCGAAGCGGATGGCCCGCCTGGGCTGGGGCTTCTTCGTCATCAGCGTGCTCGGCATCGCGACCTATCTGCTTTATCCCGCCGCGCCCCCCTGGTACGTCATGCGCTACGGCCTCGGGCCGGCCCGACTGAATGCAGCCCCGAGCGCCGCCGGCACAGCGCGCTTCGACGCGCTGCTCGGTATCAGCTATTTCCGCAGCTTCTACGCCCGCAACCCGAACGTCTTCGGCGCCATGCCCTCACTGCACGTGGGCTATCCGATGCTCTGCTTCTTCGCCGCGCGGGAGAAGGGGCGCGCCTGGGCGATCAGCACGCTGGGTTTCGCGCTCCTCGTCGCTTTCTCCGCGATCTACTTGCAGCATCACTACGTCTTCGACGCCATCGTCGGCGCCGCCTACGCCTGGCTCGCCGACACGCTGGTCGCGGCGCTGCTGCGCAGACGCGAGCAGCGCGCGACGGGCCGCTAG
- the pgsW gene encoding poly-gamma-glutamate system protein, with protein MKKLYWRPQRLSLRLLLLIAAVAGLALGAVETVRVHEKQRWYGEKLQAARLALRAFKALKEERLRRGLPIDAETDPARSGLIGELISPVTTNTGHLTAKQTSINPNFAAVVVELLLRANVKAGDTVALGFSGSFPALNVAVLAAVETLRVTPVVITSAGASQWGANQPTFMWPDMEMALLRWHIFSHRSAAASPGGIDDRALGLSKRGRNLVRGAVARNGLPLLEVRNYDDSLTQRMALYRERAGDAEIKAYVNVGGGTTSVGTRVGRDLFSPGLNRRLPRGPQIDSVMTRFVQQGVPVIHLSKISKLAQDYGLELQPRSLPAVGQGKTFFREAYNPWLAGGALLAIVALLVGFLRLDWGHRLLAGQSHAAETARPEPMI; from the coding sequence ATGAAGAAGCTCTACTGGCGGCCGCAACGACTCTCCCTGCGCCTGCTGCTGCTGATCGCGGCCGTCGCCGGGCTGGCCCTCGGCGCCGTGGAGACCGTGCGCGTCCACGAAAAGCAGCGCTGGTACGGCGAGAAGCTCCAAGCTGCGCGCCTGGCGCTGCGCGCCTTCAAGGCGCTGAAGGAGGAGCGCCTGCGGCGCGGGCTGCCGATCGACGCCGAGACCGACCCGGCGCGCTCCGGCCTGATCGGCGAGCTCATTTCCCCCGTGACGACCAACACCGGCCACCTCACGGCGAAGCAGACCTCGATCAACCCGAACTTCGCCGCCGTCGTCGTCGAGCTGCTGCTGCGCGCCAACGTCAAGGCCGGTGATACGGTCGCCCTCGGGTTCTCGGGATCGTTCCCCGCGCTCAACGTCGCCGTGCTCGCCGCCGTCGAGACGCTGCGCGTCACCCCGGTGGTGATCACCAGCGCCGGCGCGTCCCAATGGGGCGCGAACCAGCCGACCTTCATGTGGCCCGACATGGAGATGGCGCTGCTGCGCTGGCACATCTTCAGCCATCGCAGCGCGGCCGCCTCGCCCGGGGGCATCGACGATCGCGCGCTCGGCCTCTCGAAGCGCGGGCGCAATCTGGTGCGGGGAGCGGTCGCCCGCAACGGCCTTCCGCTGCTCGAGGTGCGCAACTACGACGACAGCCTGACGCAGCGCATGGCACTTTATCGGGAGCGCGCCGGTGACGCCGAGATCAAGGCCTACGTCAACGTCGGCGGTGGCACGACCTCGGTCGGCACGCGCGTCGGTCGCGACCTCTTCAGCCCGGGCCTCAACCGCCGGCTGCCACGTGGCCCCCAAATCGACTCGGTGATGACGCGCTTCGTCCAGCAGGGCGTCCCCGTCATTCATCTGAGCAAGATCAGCAAGCTGGCGCAGGACTACGGACTCGAGCTGCAGCCGCGGTCCTTGCCAGCGGTCGGTCAGGGCAAGACCTTCTTTCGCGAGGCCTATAATCCCTGGTTGGCTGGCGGAGCCCTGCTCGCCATCGTCGCCCTGCTCGTCGGCTTTCTGCGCCTCGACTGGGGCCACCGCCTGCTCGCGGGCCAGAGCCACGCGGCGGAAACCGCGCGGCCCGAGCCGATGATCTGA
- the pgsC gene encoding poly-gamma-glutamate biosynthesis protein PgsC, translated as MELLALSVGIGLAVSLLCSELFGVASGGLIVPGYMALYIMRPLHILTTLAVALATYGIVRLLSTFLVVYGRRRTALMILVGYIIGMLVNYWSSAWGHELSAIGYVIPGLVAVWMDRQTVPQTLASLAIVVVLVRLILVLTVGTELAR; from the coding sequence ATGGAGCTGCTCGCCCTTTCGGTCGGCATCGGCTTGGCGGTCTCGCTGCTCTGCAGCGAGCTCTTCGGCGTCGCCTCCGGTGGATTGATCGTCCCCGGGTACATGGCGCTCTACATCATGAGACCGCTCCACATCTTGACCACGCTGGCGGTGGCGCTGGCCACCTACGGCATCGTGCGCCTGCTCTCGACCTTCCTCGTGGTCTACGGTCGCCGCCGAACCGCGCTGATGATCCTCGTCGGCTACATCATCGGCATGCTGGTCAACTATTGGTCGAGCGCCTGGGGACATGAGCTGAGCGCGATCGGCTATGTCATCCCGGGCTTGGTGGCGGTGTGGATGGACCGCCAGACCGTGCCGCAGACCCTGGCCTCGCTCGCCATCGTCGTCGTGCTGGTGCGGCTGATTCTGGTGCTGACCGTGGGCACGGAGCTGGCACGATGA